One bacterium genomic window, CCAGTCACTCCATCAGTCGAAACCAGTCCCGAACACTCAGGCGAAGTCGAAGGGCTTCGTCTTCCGCAAGAGTGCAGCAATGTGCTATCGGCCCTCGCAGAGTGTTCAGAGCAGACATGACCTTCTCTACGGCTTTCTGGCTGTTTAGGATTGACCCAAAGGCGTCCCAGTTCACCTTGATAATTTCGGACAACTCGCCAAAGTTGGTATAGTCTAGCGGCTCGTTGGATCGACGTGTGACACCCGAATCGCGTTCTCTTTGCATTCTCATTGCGACATCGTCTCGCAGTTTTGAAGGCACTTTATCGCTATTCCACCAATCGGCACCATGGACACCTTCCATCGTATCGCACACAAGCTGGCGGATAGTGTTTTCGAGACAGTAGAACACCTCGTAATGCTCTGCCATGCTTGAAGCTTCTTTACGTAGTGCTTGCTCAAATTGTGGGTAATATGTGCTGTCAATCTCGGCGAGTCTCGGAGCAGTCCGTCCCAAATCAACACCTAAGTCAGACTCGACTTTCGACAATTCGTTGTCAATGAGTTGGTGCGTGACTCCAAAGAGCTTCAACCTTTCTGTTGTGGATAGGGTTCGGTTCATCGGCTGAGGAGATGCTCCTTAAGACTTTTGAAGATCGCGTTGAACACATTAATATCGGAAGTCGCCGGCAGATTTAGGGTGATCGTGTAAGAAAAGTTGAGAGGCAACTCTTGACCGGACTCTTCTTCGTGTCCGTTGAGCACTGAGGGTTGAATGGACTGCGACCCGTTGCTCGAGGCTGGAGGCAGTGGCTCGTTACTGAACGATGCCTTTGAGCGGAGTGTTTTGAAAGTAGTGTGGATTGCCCCCACAATCCTGTTATCCTTCTCGAGCCCGGTAATCTGCATGATGATGCCGCGCAGATCTTCATCACCAAGCTGATGTGCCTTCTCGTTGATATTGAATACTTGAGGATACGCACGCCGCATCGCTTCACCTAAGGCGTGGCCTGAGCTGCTGGGGTTACGAAATCTGCTATAAAGTTCAGTGGGAGTGCCATCGCCCTTGAGAAGCCCTATCTTCTTCAAGAACGGCATGAGGCCACGCGC contains:
- a CDS encoding Swt1 family HEPN domain-containing protein; protein product: MNRTLSTTERLKLFGVTHQLIDNELSKVESDLGVDLGRTAPRLAEIDSTYYPQFEQALRKEASSMAEHYEVFYCLENTIRQLVCDTMEGVHGADWWNSDKVPSKLRDDVAMRMQRERDSGVTRRSNEPLDYTNFGELSEIIKVNWDAFGSILNSQKAVEKVMSALNTLRGPIAHCCTLAEDEALRLRLSVRDWFRLME
- a CDS encoding DUF5343 domain-containing protein gives rise to the protein MTQLQRANLWFALCIYKKVFKMPENLPYTTNAGTLLKMLEKIQTAAVPMKFTTEFLENTLLMKGGTARGLMPFLKKIGLLKGDGTPTELYSRFRNPSSSGHALGEAMRRAYPQVFNINEKAHQLGDEDLRGIIMQITGLEKDNRIVGAIHTTFKTLRSKASFSNEPLPPASSNGSQSIQPSVLNGHEEESGQELPLNFSYTITLNLPATSDINVFNAIFKSLKEHLLSR